Proteins encoded in a region of the Gulosibacter sediminis genome:
- a CDS encoding DEAD/DEAH box helicase — MTDSSPAERYARATARAAHPNLELFRDLQRFDLDAFQLSACEALDRGNSVLVAAPTGAGKTVVAEFAVFLAMRDPNAKIFYTTPIKALSNQKFQELVADYGASEVGLLTGDVNINSRARIVVMTTEVLRNMIYAGSELLDDLAFVVMDEVHYLADRFRGAVWEEVIIHLPSEVRMISLSATVSNAEEFGDWLQAVRGDTEVIVSEVRPTPLYQHVLVGSRLFDLFRTKNDRITDQVNPELVRVTQGERQGRGGRGKGGRGPRNVRVDRGAVVDMLDEAALLPAIFFIFSRAGCDDAVNQVTGWGINLNTRAEREEIREIVEERTRNMLDEDLAVLGFWKWRDGLERGVAAHHAGLLPAWKEIVEELFQRRLLKVVFATETLALGINMPARTVVLERLEKFNGVSRVPITPGEYTQLTGRAGRRGIDHEGHAVVLWRDGVQPEAIAALASRRSYPLNSSFRPTYNMTVNLLDRFGRERTRQLLETSFAQFQADRSVVDIARTVRQQREALEGYLEAMHCDKGDFLEYSSLRRQLSDVEKQKIHAQDPGSHGAREERRKRLDELRKELQQHPCHDCREREDHARWAERYWRLERETDRLVRDIEHRTGAVARTFDRLTELLLHRGYLRAGEGDQLEVTGSGRTLQRIYGERDLLTAECLRREVWLGLDPAQLAAMASCLTYEPRREEENPQMGRMPKGEFRPALERMQELWIELDELEELHHVPRTSELSTGLAPAMYRWASGVPLDRVLERTDLAAGDFVRQVRQVLDVLDQIGKAAGGRIATNADQARQLIHRGIVAYSGNES, encoded by the coding sequence TCTCGACGCGTTCCAGCTCTCGGCGTGCGAGGCTCTCGACCGGGGCAACTCGGTGCTTGTCGCCGCGCCGACCGGCGCCGGCAAGACCGTGGTCGCCGAGTTCGCGGTGTTTCTCGCGATGCGTGACCCCAACGCGAAGATCTTTTACACGACGCCGATTAAGGCGCTCTCGAACCAGAAGTTTCAGGAGCTCGTCGCCGATTACGGCGCGAGCGAGGTCGGCCTGCTGACGGGTGACGTCAACATCAACTCGCGTGCCCGCATCGTGGTGATGACTACCGAGGTACTGCGCAACATGATCTACGCGGGCAGTGAGCTGCTCGATGACCTCGCGTTCGTCGTGATGGACGAGGTGCACTACCTCGCCGACCGCTTCCGCGGCGCGGTGTGGGAAGAGGTGATCATTCACCTGCCCAGCGAGGTGCGCATGATCTCGCTGTCGGCCACGGTCTCGAACGCCGAGGAGTTCGGCGACTGGTTGCAGGCCGTGCGCGGCGACACCGAGGTGATTGTGTCGGAGGTGCGGCCGACGCCGCTCTATCAGCACGTGCTCGTGGGGTCGAGGTTATTCGACCTCTTCCGCACGAAGAACGATCGCATCACCGACCAGGTCAACCCCGAGCTCGTCCGCGTGACCCAGGGGGAGCGTCAGGGCCGCGGCGGGCGCGGGAAGGGTGGCCGCGGGCCGCGGAACGTGCGGGTCGATCGCGGTGCCGTCGTCGACATGCTCGACGAGGCCGCGCTGCTGCCCGCGATCTTCTTCATCTTCTCGCGCGCGGGCTGCGACGACGCGGTCAACCAAGTGACTGGCTGGGGCATCAACCTCAACACCCGCGCCGAGCGCGAGGAGATTCGCGAGATCGTTGAGGAACGCACGCGCAACATGCTCGACGAAGACCTCGCCGTGCTTGGGTTTTGGAAGTGGCGCGACGGGCTCGAACGCGGTGTCGCCGCGCACCACGCTGGATTGCTGCCGGCGTGGAAGGAGATTGTCGAGGAGCTGTTCCAGCGCCGCCTGCTGAAAGTGGTCTTCGCGACTGAGACGCTCGCACTCGGCATCAACATGCCCGCGCGCACCGTCGTGCTCGAGCGGCTCGAGAAGTTCAACGGCGTTTCGCGTGTGCCGATCACGCCGGGGGAGTACACGCAGCTCACCGGCCGCGCTGGGCGCCGCGGCATCGACCACGAGGGCCATGCTGTGGTGCTCTGGCGCGATGGCGTGCAGCCGGAGGCGATCGCGGCCCTCGCATCCCGCCGCTCGTATCCGCTCAACTCGTCGTTCCGCCCGACCTACAACATGACCGTGAACCTGCTCGACCGCTTCGGCCGCGAGCGCACGCGCCAGCTGCTCGAAACCTCGTTCGCGCAGTTCCAAGCAGACCGCTCGGTCGTCGATATCGCGCGCACCGTGCGGCAGCAGCGCGAGGCGCTCGAGGGCTACCTCGAGGCGATGCACTGCGACAAGGGCGACTTTCTTGAGTACTCGTCGCTGCGTAGACAGCTCAGCGACGTTGAGAAGCAGAAGATTCATGCGCAGGACCCGGGCAGCCACGGGGCACGCGAGGAGCGTCGGAAGCGACTCGATGAGCTCCGCAAGGAACTCCAGCAACACCCCTGCCACGACTGCCGCGAGCGAGAGGACCACGCGCGCTGGGCCGAGCGTTACTGGCGCCTCGAGCGCGAGACCGACCGCCTCGTGCGCGACATCGAACACCGCACCGGTGCGGTCGCCCGCACCTTCGATCGCCTCACCGAGCTGCTGCTGCACCGCGGCTACCTGCGCGCGGGGGAGGGCGATCAGCTCGAGGTGACCGGCAGCGGCCGCACGCTGCAGCGCATCTACGGCGAGCGCGACCTGCTCACGGCCGAGTGTCTGCGCCGCGAGGTCTGGCTCGGTCTCGACCCGGCCCAGCTCGCCGCGATGGCGAGTTGCCTTACCTACGAACCGCGCCGAGAAGAAGAGAACCCGCAGATGGGTCGCATGCCGAAGGGCGAGTTCCGCCCCGCGCTGGAGCGGATGCAGGAGCTCTGGATCGAACTCGACGAGCTCGAAGAGCTGCACCACGTGCCGCGCACGTCAGAACTCTCGACGGGCCTCGCGCCCGCGATGTACCGCTGGGCGAGTGGCGTGCCGCTCGACCGCGTGCTCGAGCGCACCGATCTCGCCGCGGGTGACTTCGTGCGGCAGGTGCGTCAGGTGCTCGACGTGCTCGACCAGATCGGCAAGGCGGCCGGCGGTCGCATCGCGACGAACGCCGATCAAGCCCGCCAGCTCATCCACCGCGGAATCGTCGCCTACTCGGGCAACGAGTCGTGA